In Primulina eburnea isolate SZY01 chromosome 3, ASM2296580v1, whole genome shotgun sequence, one DNA window encodes the following:
- the LOC140826614 gene encoding uncharacterized protein isoform X2, producing the protein MIEHGGQEYRDDTLSTEESLSQAQGLVPRALEKAREVKGFTGRWKMIITKLESIPCRLSDLSSHPCFSKNTLCKEQLQAISITLKEAIELAELCVKEKFKGKLRMQSDLDALAGKLDLNLRDCGLLIKTGVLGEVTFSSAAASASTEVDTATFGNIRELLARLQIGHLEAKHKALDSLVEGMKDDEKNVLSVIGRSNIAALVQLLTATSPRIREKTITVVCSLAEAGACENWLVSEGVLPPIIRLVESGSAVGKEKATISLQRLSMSAETARSIVGHGGVRPLIEICQTGDSVLQAAASCTLKNISAVPETRQVLAEEGIVKAMINVLDHGILLGSKEYAAECLQNMTSGNDDLRRSVVSEGGLRSLLAYLDGPLPQESAVGALKNLVGSVSMEVLVSLGLLPRLVHVLKSGSLGAQQAAASAICRICSSTETKRSIGEAGCIPFLVKMLEAKANNSREVAAQAISSLVTISQNCREVKKNNKSVPNLVALLDPSPHNTAKKYAVSCLSLLSSSKKCKKLMVSYGAIGYLKKLTEMEVQGAKKLLERLERGKLKSLFNRK; encoded by the coding sequence ATGATTGAACATGGAGGACAAGAATATAGGGATGATACCCTCTCAACAGAAGAATCACTATCACAAGCACAAGGACTTGTTCCGAGGGCGTTAGAGAAGGCAAGGGAAGTTAAAGGGTTTACTGGGAGGTGGAAGATGATAATCACGAAGTTGGAATCAATTCCTTGTCGATTATCGGACTTATCTAGTCACCCTTGCTTCTCAAAGAATACTCTTTGTAAAGAGCAATTGCAGGCTATATCTATTACATTGAAGGAAGCAATTGAATTGGCAGAGTTGTGTGTGAAAGAGAAATTCAAGGGTAAGCTTCGTATGCAAAGTGATCTTGATGCATTGGCTGGGAAACTCGATTTAAATTTACGTGATTGTGGGCTACTGATCAAAACCGGAGTACTTGGCGAGGTTACTTTTTCATCAGCGGCAGCAAGTGCTTCAACAGAAGTGGACACTGCAACTTTCGGAAATATACGAGAGTTGCTTGCTCGGCTTCAGATTGGCCATTTAGAGGCAAAGCATAAAGCTCTTGATAGCCTCGTGGAAGGCATGAAAGATGACGAAAAAAATGTATTGTCCGTCATTGGACGAAGTAATATTGCCGCTTTAGTCCAACTGCTCACCGCCACTTCTCCAAGAATCAGAGAAAAAACTATAACTGTCGTCTGTTCACTTGCAGAAGCCGGGGCTTGCGAGAACTGGCTTGTATCAGAAGGTGTTCTTCCGCCCATTATAAGGCTTGTTGAATCCGGTAGTGCTGTGGGTAAAGAAAAGGCTACAATTTCCCTCCAAAGGTTGTCCATGTCAGCTGAAACAGCTCGTTCCATAGTCGGGCATGGTGGAGTTAGGCCTTTGATTGAGATTTGTCAAACTGGCGATTCGGTTTTGCAAGCTGCTGCATCTTGTACCTTGAAAAATATTTCGGCTGTGCCAGAGACACGGCAAGTACTCGCTGAAGAAGGGATCGTAAAGGCGATGATCAATGTTCTCGATCATGGGATTCTGCTTGGATCCAAGGAGTACGCAGCAGAATGCTTGCAAAACATGACTTCGGGCAATGATGATCTTAGAAGATCTGTCGTCTCAGAAGGTGGGCTTAGGAGCCTTTTAGCTTATTTAGATGGCCCACTGCCTCAAGAATCTGCAGTTGGGGCTCTAAAAAACTTGGTCGGATCAGTTTCCATGGAAGTTTTGGTTTCTTTAGGCCTTCTCCCGAGGTTGGTCCACGTGCTGAAATCTGGTTCTCTGGGCGCTCAACAAGCAGCAGCATCTGCAATTTGTCGAATTTGCAGTTCAACCGAAACAAAAAGATCGATAGGTGAAGCTGGATGCATCCCTTTTCTCGTGAAAATGCTGGAGGCTAAAGCAAATAATTCCAGGGAAGTTGCAGCGCAAGCTATCTCGAGCTTGGTGACCATTTCACAAAATTGTCGAGAAGTTAAGAAAAACAACAAAAGCGTGCCAAATCTAGTGGCCCTACTTGATCCAAGCCCTCACAACACAGCCAAGAAATATGCCGTATCTTGCCTTTCATTGCTCTCCTCAAGCAAGAAATGTAAGAAACTGATGGTTTCGTATGGAGCCATTGGTTATCTCAAGAAACTTACGGAAATGGAAGTCCAAGGTGCAAAGAAGCTACTCGAACGGTTAGAACGAGGTAAACTGAAAAGCTTATTCAACAGGAAGTAG
- the LOC140826614 gene encoding uncharacterized protein isoform X1 yields the protein MVGKRQSNLSSFVLLYKCDRDPYHTRIMIEHGGQEYRDDTLSTEESLSQAQGLVPRALEKAREVKGFTGRWKMIITKLESIPCRLSDLSSHPCFSKNTLCKEQLQAISITLKEAIELAELCVKEKFKGKLRMQSDLDALAGKLDLNLRDCGLLIKTGVLGEVTFSSAAASASTEVDTATFGNIRELLARLQIGHLEAKHKALDSLVEGMKDDEKNVLSVIGRSNIAALVQLLTATSPRIREKTITVVCSLAEAGACENWLVSEGVLPPIIRLVESGSAVGKEKATISLQRLSMSAETARSIVGHGGVRPLIEICQTGDSVLQAAASCTLKNISAVPETRQVLAEEGIVKAMINVLDHGILLGSKEYAAECLQNMTSGNDDLRRSVVSEGGLRSLLAYLDGPLPQESAVGALKNLVGSVSMEVLVSLGLLPRLVHVLKSGSLGAQQAAASAICRICSSTETKRSIGEAGCIPFLVKMLEAKANNSREVAAQAISSLVTISQNCREVKKNNKSVPNLVALLDPSPHNTAKKYAVSCLSLLSSSKKCKKLMVSYGAIGYLKKLTEMEVQGAKKLLERLERGKLKSLFNRK from the exons ATGGTAGGCAAAAGACAAAGCAATTTAAG CTCTTTCGTGCTCTTGTATAAGTGTGATCGTGATCCTTATCATACTAGAATCATGATTGAACATGGAGGACAAGAATATAGGGATGATACCCTCTCAACAGAAGAATCACTATCACAAGCACAAGGACTTGTTCCGAGGGCGTTAGAGAAGGCAAGGGAAGTTAAAGGGTTTACTGGGAGGTGGAAGATGATAATCACGAAGTTGGAATCAATTCCTTGTCGATTATCGGACTTATCTAGTCACCCTTGCTTCTCAAAGAATACTCTTTGTAAAGAGCAATTGCAGGCTATATCTATTACATTGAAGGAAGCAATTGAATTGGCAGAGTTGTGTGTGAAAGAGAAATTCAAGGGTAAGCTTCGTATGCAAAGTGATCTTGATGCATTGGCTGGGAAACTCGATTTAAATTTACGTGATTGTGGGCTACTGATCAAAACCGGAGTACTTGGCGAGGTTACTTTTTCATCAGCGGCAGCAAGTGCTTCAACAGAAGTGGACACTGCAACTTTCGGAAATATACGAGAGTTGCTTGCTCGGCTTCAGATTGGCCATTTAGAGGCAAAGCATAAAGCTCTTGATAGCCTCGTGGAAGGCATGAAAGATGACGAAAAAAATGTATTGTCCGTCATTGGACGAAGTAATATTGCCGCTTTAGTCCAACTGCTCACCGCCACTTCTCCAAGAATCAGAGAAAAAACTATAACTGTCGTCTGTTCACTTGCAGAAGCCGGGGCTTGCGAGAACTGGCTTGTATCAGAAGGTGTTCTTCCGCCCATTATAAGGCTTGTTGAATCCGGTAGTGCTGTGGGTAAAGAAAAGGCTACAATTTCCCTCCAAAGGTTGTCCATGTCAGCTGAAACAGCTCGTTCCATAGTCGGGCATGGTGGAGTTAGGCCTTTGATTGAGATTTGTCAAACTGGCGATTCGGTTTTGCAAGCTGCTGCATCTTGTACCTTGAAAAATATTTCGGCTGTGCCAGAGACACGGCAAGTACTCGCTGAAGAAGGGATCGTAAAGGCGATGATCAATGTTCTCGATCATGGGATTCTGCTTGGATCCAAGGAGTACGCAGCAGAATGCTTGCAAAACATGACTTCGGGCAATGATGATCTTAGAAGATCTGTCGTCTCAGAAGGTGGGCTTAGGAGCCTTTTAGCTTATTTAGATGGCCCACTGCCTCAAGAATCTGCAGTTGGGGCTCTAAAAAACTTGGTCGGATCAGTTTCCATGGAAGTTTTGGTTTCTTTAGGCCTTCTCCCGAGGTTGGTCCACGTGCTGAAATCTGGTTCTCTGGGCGCTCAACAAGCAGCAGCATCTGCAATTTGTCGAATTTGCAGTTCAACCGAAACAAAAAGATCGATAGGTGAAGCTGGATGCATCCCTTTTCTCGTGAAAATGCTGGAGGCTAAAGCAAATAATTCCAGGGAAGTTGCAGCGCAAGCTATCTCGAGCTTGGTGACCATTTCACAAAATTGTCGAGAAGTTAAGAAAAACAACAAAAGCGTGCCAAATCTAGTGGCCCTACTTGATCCAAGCCCTCACAACACAGCCAAGAAATATGCCGTATCTTGCCTTTCATTGCTCTCCTCAAGCAAGAAATGTAAGAAACTGATGGTTTCGTATGGAGCCATTGGTTATCTCAAGAAACTTACGGAAATGGAAGTCCAAGGTGCAAAGAAGCTACTCGAACGGTTAGAACGAGGTAAACTGAAAAGCTTATTCAACAGGAAGTAG
- the LOC140828280 gene encoding uncharacterized protein, whose protein sequence is MGLSHNPRTIFSSLQEDLDQRPLMLKDFLKDDRSQSCSSSSSPIGSDRWYPIKVSGKSNNPLNVQLLSRSKSAAMHTISALHKVVNLVKIIPFTSGRKGKNDISRESPKVKVKDILRWTSFKDLDLEKSTPLDNLTSITVDSASRSSSTSSSWSSSSWSQSDSTADDLPCCCSESNDYFNNISDDMLRKIPKEEWPFEESDQQSPTSVLHDSLFLESERPVSSCHTSVSNNVAEGRKHVLMRIIQEHEVGKSGSLEGERVADEVEEKAKGLLSQVMETDGEAHDDHLILDFFQHELSTFGKLDDLGFNGKILEVAKSWKNGECEELFEWELQDKRVAFVRDMEREVGWTKFGCEVEEMCKELQIEVWSKLLCEVLNDFHAK, encoded by the exons ATGGGTCTATCACATAATCCACGCACAATTTTTTCGAGCCTTCAAGAAGATTTGGATCAAAGGCCATTAATGCTGAAAGATTTTCTCAAAGATGATCGCAGCCAGTCTTGTTCATCTTCATCCTCACCAATTGGCTCTGATCGGTGGTACCCAATAAAAGTTTCTGGAAAGTCGAACAACCCGTTAAACGTACAACTCTTAAGCCGATCCAAATCTGCTGCAATGCATACCATCTCCGCCTTGCACAAGGTGGTTAACTTAGTCAAGATTATACCTTTCACCTCCGGAAGAAAGGGTAAAAACGATATTTCACGAGAATCCCCAAAAGTCAAGGTCAAGGACATTTTGCGATGGACTTCCTTTAAGGACTTGGACCTGGAAAAATCCACGCCGTTGGATAATTTGACCTCGATCACCGTGGACTCAGCTAGTCGTAGCAGTAGTACCAGTAGTTCGTGGTCGAGTTCTAGCTGGAGTCAAAGTGACTCGACAGCAGACGATTTACCATGTTGCTGCAGTGAAAGTAACGACTACTTCAATAATATTAGTGATGATATGTTGAGGAAGATTCCTAAG GAAGAATGGCCATTTGAAGAGTCTGATCAGCAAAGCCCAACTTCAGTGCTTCATGATTCTCTATTTCTTGAAAGTGAAAGACCTGTTAGTTCTTGTCATACAAGCGTTTCCAACAACGTTGCTGAAG GGAGAAAACATGTGCTGATGCGTATAATTCAAGAACACGAGGTTGGAAAAAGTGGGAGCTTGGAAGGAGAAAGGGTAGCGGATGAAGTTGAAGAGAAAGCTAAGGGGTTACTCAGTCAAGTAATGGAAACAGATGGCGAAGCCCATGATGATCATTTGATACTAGATTTCTTCCAACACGAGCTTTCTACGTTCGGAAAGTTGGACGATTTAGGGTTCAATGGCAAGATTCTGGAGGTTGCAAAGTCTTGGAAGAATGGAGAGTGTGAGGAGTTGTTTGAGTGGGAATTGCAGGACAAAAGAGTTGCTTTTGTTAGAGATATGGAGAGGGAAGTGGGGTGGACGAAGTTCGGTTGTGAGGTAGAAGAGATGTGTAAGGAGTTGCAAATAGAGGTGTGGAGTAAGCTATTATGTGAGGTTTTGAATGATTTTCATGCAAAATGA
- the LOC140826617 gene encoding uncharacterized protein, which yields MADPESSAPFLGGKMSDRKKRNDRPKEPWKGEFAKSIVYAGLDAIVTSFSLISSISAGRLSSVDVLVLGIANLVADGISMGFGDYMSTSTERDLAANERSLMEWDVENHRRLQQQELLHRYQELGMDANDANTVVNIFGKYRDMLVGEKMATEKGMLPPDQAEKPWKNGLVTFVAFLIFGSAPILSFIILIPFTDNHNIKFIGACILSAVALALLGIAKAKIAGQNYWVSAGITVFNGAIAGAAAYAIGWTLRNVAGLEN from the exons ATGGCTGATCCTGAAAGCAGCGCCCCATTTCTGGGAGGGAAAATGAGTGATCGTAAGAAGAGGAATGATCGGCCAAAAGAGCCGTGGAAAGGAGAGTTTGCCAAGAGTATTGTGTACGCGGGCCTTGATGCCATTGTTACGTCGTTCTCTCTCATCTCTTCCATCTCCGCCGGCCGTCTATCTTCTG TGGATGTATTGGTTCTGGGAATTGCGAATCTGGTGGCAGATGGTATATCGATGGGATTTGGAGATTATATGTCGACCAGTACTGAGAGAGATCTCGCCGCGAACGAGAGGTCACTCATGGAGTGGGATGTGGAAAACCACCGGAGGCTTCAGCAGCAAGAATTGCTCCACCGCTAtcaggaacttgggatggatgCTAACGATGCAAACACG GTTGTCAACATATTCGGCAAATACAGAGACATGCTTGTGGGCGAAAAGATGGCGACGGAGAAAGGGATGCTGCCGCCGGACCAAGCGGAGAAACCATGGAAGAACGGCCTCGTAACATTCGTGGCGTTTCTGATATTCGGGTCTGCTCCAATCTTATCATTCATAATCCTCATCCCATTCACTGACAACCATAACATTAAGTTCATTGGAGCCTGCATTCTTTCGGCTGTAGCGCTCGCTCTTTTAGGCATTGCAAAGGCGAAGATCGCTGGCCAGAATTACTGGGTCTCGGCTGGCATAACTGTTTTCAACGGGGCGATTGCTGGTGCCGCCGCTTATGCAATCGGGTGGACACTTAGGAATGTGGCTGGATTGGAAAATTGA